A stretch of Candidatus Vicinibacter affinis DNA encodes these proteins:
- a CDS encoding hexameric tyrosine-coordinated heme protein codes for MANKEIWLETLITDTPQEGRELAIKMARKSIAAIQTDAETREKLRSDYANDTAQLIASANVIAIEFQTIAAANNYWKTEK; via the coding sequence ATGGCTAACAAGGAAATTTGGTTAGAGACATTAATCACCGACACCCCTCAAGAAGGTAGAGAATTAGCTATAAAAATGGCAAGAAAGTCTATCGCAGCCATACAAACAGATGCCGAAACAAGAGAAAAATTAAGAAGCGATTATGCCAATGATACCGCACAACTTATTGCTTCTGCCAATGTCATTGCTATCGAGTTTCAGACTATTGCTGCAGCGAATAATTATTGGAAAACTGAAAAATAA
- a CDS encoding Rrf2 family transcriptional regulator — MFSKACEYGIRASIFIAEQSLLDRKVSLKEVAEAIESPSAYTSKILQRLSKSNIINSDKGPTGGFSMAKSELEKVKLSSIVYAIDGDSVYNGCGLGLKQCNADKPCPVHNQFKVIRDELKKMLETTTVKTLAMDFEKGLTFLKR; from the coding sequence ATGTTTTCAAAGGCTTGTGAATATGGTATTAGAGCTTCAATTTTCATTGCAGAGCAATCTTTGCTTGACAGAAAAGTGAGCTTGAAGGAAGTGGCAGAAGCTATTGAATCGCCCTCAGCATACACCTCCAAAATTTTGCAGCGATTATCCAAAAGCAACATTATTAATTCTGACAAAGGACCAACAGGTGGTTTTTCAATGGCCAAAAGTGAATTGGAAAAAGTGAAATTAAGTTCGATTGTTTATGCAATTGATGGAGATTCTGTTTACAATGGCTGTGGTTTGGGTTTAAAACAATGCAATGCGGATAAACCTTGTCCTGTGCACAATCAATTTAAAGTCATAAGAGATGAACTTAAAAAAATGCTTGAAACTACTACTGTAAAAACTTTGGCAATGGATTTTGAGAAGGGCTTAACATTTTTAAAACGATAA
- a CDS encoding AAA family ATPase has protein sequence MKKYITLENNIYEATLILSTEKTNDEFVPINRKTGVGGDKNHFFVATSLYSDFEKFFPKILKDKKENKSNRNNVRIKNYFSISNILNDLDFINNEIERNYKDETSIDTKDFSETIFSIAEEQNLKTNFYIESDLGSAGNGIGFKNWDNSYSNTIKHLLLHTTKTKVYLFKKDNDICSYFEFNQHYLAQNTESKLDLSNEKLIQKIFYGAPGTGKSHKVKELVTGKEERTERVTFHPEYDYSAFVGGYKPTMDGKDIRYEFVPQAFSNIYVKAWNDLDNDYYLVIEEINRGNCAEIFGDIFQLLDRNNDYHITPSKELKEYLNTKFIGNNKTDGNKLILPPNLNILATMNTSDQSLFPMDSAFKRRWDWEYIPINYEDSENNKSSKFKVQLSETESFSWLSFIKSVNSVIKQNDNLGMDKCLGNYFIKPETEEIDIETFVNKAIFYLWNDVFKDEMEENNIFLNKTTYEDFFPIEPNGIVKLREILEILKIDITAEL, from the coding sequence ATGAAAAAATACATAACACTTGAAAATAATATTTATGAGGCAACATTGATATTATCAACAGAAAAAACAAATGACGAGTTCGTTCCTATTAATAGAAAAACAGGTGTCGGTGGAGATAAAAATCATTTTTTTGTTGCGACTTCTCTTTATTCAGATTTTGAAAAATTCTTTCCAAAAATCTTAAAAGACAAAAAAGAAAATAAATCAAACAGAAATAATGTAAGAATTAAAAATTATTTCTCTATTTCAAACATTTTAAATGACTTAGATTTTATAAACAATGAAATCGAAAGAAATTATAAAGATGAAACTTCAATAGATACAAAAGATTTTTCTGAGACTATTTTCTCAATTGCAGAAGAACAAAATCTAAAAACAAATTTTTATATAGAATCTGATTTAGGTTCTGCTGGTAATGGTATCGGGTTTAAAAATTGGGACAACTCTTACAGTAACACTATAAAACATTTATTACTTCATACAACGAAAACAAAAGTTTATCTTTTTAAAAAGGATAATGATATCTGTTCTTATTTTGAGTTCAATCAACACTATTTAGCTCAAAATACGGAATCTAAATTGGATTTAAGTAATGAAAAGTTAATCCAAAAAATATTCTATGGTGCACCTGGTACAGGCAAGTCGCATAAGGTTAAAGAACTAGTTACAGGTAAAGAAGAAAGAACAGAAAGAGTTACATTTCATCCTGAATATGATTATTCTGCTTTTGTAGGTGGCTATAAGCCGACTATGGACGGAAAAGATATTCGATATGAATTCGTTCCTCAAGCATTTTCAAACATATATGTGAAGGCTTGGAATGATTTAGACAATGATTACTATTTAGTTATTGAGGAAATAAACCGAGGAAATTGTGCCGAAATATTTGGTGATATTTTTCAATTATTGGACAGAAACAATGATTATCATATAACTCCATCTAAAGAATTAAAAGAGTATTTAAATACAAAATTCATTGGTAATAATAAAACTGATGGTAACAAACTTATTCTACCACCAAACCTTAATATTTTGGCTACGATGAATACTTCTGACCAATCTTTGTTTCCAATGGATAGTGCTTTTAAAAGAAGATGGGACTGGGAGTATATTCCAATAAATTATGAAGACTCTGAAAACAACAAATCTTCAAAATTCAAAGTGCAACTTTCGGAAACAGAATCATTTTCTTGGCTTTCGTTTATTAAATCTGTGAATTCAGTTATTAAACAGAATGATAATTTGGGAATGGATAAATGTTTAGGAAATTATTTTATAAAACCAGAAACAGAGGAAATTGATATTGAAACCTTTGTCAATAAAGCAATTTTCTATTTGTGGAATGATGTTTTTAAAGATGAAATGGAAGAAAATAATATATTCTTAAACAAAACTACATATGAAGACTTTTTCCCTATTGAGCCAAACGGAATTGTAAAATTAAGGGAGATACTTGAAATCCTTAAAATTGATATAACAGCGGAGTTATGA
- a CDS encoding DNA cytosine methyltransferase: MKGALTYIEPKAIQQTVEEPLMLEFEKRKSWVHQGEKEIVNKLKVISLFSGSGGLDLGFLATGKFEIIFANDFNYSACETYAHNIGNHIMCEDISKLKKIPNADIIIGGPPCQGFSTANPSRSFDDPRNQLFKEYSRIIKDVKPKLFLMENVSGMVTMEKGNVFKLIKKELSSCGYTLYDSLLNAKDYGVPQSRRRMIIIGVRDDINAKFEFPKPTHNEENYVTVGATIIDKPIPKTNPNHKVSNITDLNLKRVKHIPEGGSMKDCPENLQNNSDLNRAMRRLHSNKESYTIVHNNCDHYYHPTENRRITIREMARLQGYPDDYIFLGSKSEQSRQVGNSVPVGLGKAVAKSIFNFLNNLQK; the protein is encoded by the coding sequence ATGAAAGGAGCATTAACATACATTGAACCAAAAGCCATTCAACAGACTGTTGAAGAACCACTAATGCTTGAATTTGAAAAAAGGAAAAGTTGGGTTCATCAAGGCGAAAAAGAGATTGTAAATAAACTTAAAGTAATTTCGCTGTTTTCTGGAAGCGGTGGTTTGGATTTAGGTTTTTTAGCTACTGGTAAATTTGAAATCATTTTTGCAAATGACTTCAATTATTCTGCTTGTGAAACATATGCACATAATATTGGGAATCACATTATGTGTGAAGACATTTCAAAATTAAAGAAAATACCAAATGCAGATATAATTATTGGTGGTCCGCCTTGTCAAGGTTTTTCTACAGCGAATCCTTCACGTTCGTTTGACGACCCAAGAAACCAACTATTTAAAGAATATTCAAGAATTATTAAAGATGTCAAACCTAAACTTTTCTTAATGGAAAATGTATCAGGAATGGTAACGATGGAAAAAGGTAATGTCTTTAAATTAATAAAAAAAGAGTTAAGTAGTTGTGGCTATACTTTATATGATAGCCTTTTAAACGCTAAAGATTACGGAGTGCCACAAAGCAGACGAAGAATGATAATAATTGGTGTCAGAGATGACATAAATGCAAAATTTGAATTTCCAAAACCAACTCATAACGAAGAAAATTATGTCACTGTTGGTGCAACAATAATTGATAAACCAATACCAAAAACCAATCCTAATCACAAAGTAAGTAATATTACTGACCTTAACCTAAAACGTGTAAAACACATACCTGAAGGTGGGTCAATGAAAGATTGTCCAGAAAATCTTCAAAATAATAGCGATTTAAATAGAGCAATGAGAAGATTACATAGTAATAAAGAAAGCTATACTATTGTGCATAATAATTGTGACCATTATTATCACCCAACGGAAAACAGAAGAATAACTATTAGAGAAATGGCGAGGCTACAGGGATATCCTGACGATTATATATTTTTAGGAAGCAAATCAGAACAATCAAGACAAGTAGGAAATAGTGTTCCGGTAGGTCTTGGCAAAGCAGTTGCTAAATCAATTTTTAACTTTTTAAATAATCTTCAAAAATGA
- a CDS encoding helix-turn-helix transcriptional regulator, translated as MNRIKEVLEEKGIKQKWLAEQLGKSYNMVNSYIQNRQQPRLEVLFEIAEILGVEAKELLRNKVELK; from the coding sequence ATGAACAGAATTAAAGAAGTCTTGGAGGAAAAAGGAATTAAACAGAAATGGCTTGCAGAGCAGTTAGGTAAAAGCTATAATATGGTTAATTCTTATATTCAGAACAGACAACAACCGAGACTGGAAGTTTTATTTGAAATTGCTGAAATATTAGGTGTGGAAGCAAAAGAATTGCTAAGAAACAAAGTTGAATTAAAATGA
- a CDS encoding T9SS type A sorting domain-containing protein: MGSGNCYAKRYELTESSYLSGTIFNQTESSISAGSVFTDTVVYSSIGNSGRLIVWELSSNPLSSLENFTSRQNDFTLFPNPNTGSFEINFSSNSAKTNKINIYNSIGQIVYEKIDISVSGNIKIDSNLNNGIYFLGIETENGVRYSKFIINK, from the coding sequence ATGGGGAGCGGAAATTGTTATGCAAAACGCTATGAGCTAACTGAATCATCTTATTTAAGCGGAACAATTTTTAACCAAACGGAATCATCCATTTCTGCTGGAAGCGTTTTTACAGATACAGTCGTTTACTCTTCTATAGGTAATAGTGGACGATTAATTGTTTGGGAATTATCTTCCAATCCATTGTCGTCACTAGAGAATTTTACTTCTCGTCAAAATGATTTTACATTGTTCCCAAATCCGAATACTGGATCTTTTGAAATTAATTTTTCTTCAAATTCTGCAAAGACTAATAAAATCAACATCTATAATTCAATAGGTCAAATAGTATATGAAAAAATAGACATAAGTGTATCTGGGAATATAAAAATAGACTCGAACCTAAATAATGGTATTTATTTTCTTGGAATTGAAACTGAAAACGGTGTAAGATACTCTAAGTTTATAATTAATAAATGA
- a CDS encoding DEAD/DEAH box helicase family protein — protein MPDIVKIEYHQTGESVKNTANGMRPMAARAYEERKSQYLLIKAPPASGKSRALMFLALDKIRKQGLKKVIVAVPERSIAGSFAMADLKKENNFFANWEPNDDYNLCTPGMDGSTSKVNAFKNFMDNKEEILICTHATLRFAFEELDESKFNNVLLAIDEFHHVSADNDSRLGELLRSIMEKSTAHIVAMTGSYFRGDSVPVLLPADEAKFTKVTYNYYEQLNGYNYLKSLGIGYHFYQGKYTSAILEILDTNKKTILHIPNVNSGESTKDKHNEVDTILDAIGEVKKVDSDTGIIHLKRHSDKKIIKVADLVNDIPKDREKVITYLRNIKTVDDMDLIIALGMAKEGFDWPFCEHALTVGYRGSLTEVIQIIGRCTRDSNNKTHAQFTNLIAQPDAADDLVKLSVNNMLKAITASLLMEQVLAPNFKFKTKLSDDDKAGAGEVKIRGFKLPSSKRVKDIIESDLNDLKATILQDDTVLKAIPGNLDPEVINKVLIPKIIQIKYPELSAEEVEEVRQHVVVDSIMKSGELKEVGDKRFIRMADKFVNIDDLHIDLIDRINPFQKAFEIISKDVTTKVLKVIQDVIASTRIQMTLDEALLLYPDKVKAFMDKEKREPSVTSSDPLEKRMAEAIIYLKDLKRKKQSGQG, from the coding sequence ATGCCTGACATAGTAAAAATAGAATATCACCAAACAGGCGAAAGTGTAAAAAACACTGCCAACGGAATGCGACCAATGGCAGCCCGTGCTTACGAAGAACGTAAAAGTCAATATTTATTAATCAAAGCACCGCCAGCATCGGGTAAATCAAGAGCATTGATGTTTTTGGCTTTAGATAAAATACGCAAACAAGGTTTAAAAAAAGTAATTGTTGCCGTTCCCGAAAGGTCAATTGCAGGTTCGTTTGCAATGGCAGATTTAAAAAAGGAAAACAATTTTTTCGCCAATTGGGAACCCAATGACGATTACAACCTTTGCACTCCAGGCATGGACGGAAGCACAAGCAAAGTAAATGCTTTCAAAAACTTCATGGACAACAAAGAAGAAATTTTGATTTGCACCCATGCCACACTTCGCTTTGCTTTTGAAGAATTGGACGAAAGCAAATTTAACAATGTGTTATTAGCCATAGATGAATTTCACCACGTTTCGGCAGATAACGACAGCCGTTTGGGTGAATTACTCCGCAGCATTATGGAAAAGTCAACGGCTCATATTGTAGCCATGACAGGTTCGTATTTCAGAGGCGACAGCGTTCCTGTTTTATTGCCAGCGGATGAAGCCAAGTTTACAAAAGTAACTTACAACTATTACGAGCAACTAAACGGCTACAATTATTTAAAATCATTGGGCATTGGCTACCATTTTTATCAAGGCAAATACACTTCTGCCATTTTGGAGATTTTAGACACCAACAAAAAAACGATACTTCACATACCCAATGTAAATTCAGGCGAATCCACCAAAGACAAGCACAATGAAGTGGACACGATTTTGGATGCCATTGGAGAAGTGAAAAAAGTAGATAGCGACACAGGTATCATCCATTTAAAACGGCATAGCGACAAAAAAATAATCAAAGTTGCCGACTTAGTAAATGACATTCCGAAAGACAGAGAAAAAGTAATTACCTATTTGCGAAACATCAAAACTGTGGACGACATGGATTTGATAATTGCTTTAGGTATGGCAAAAGAAGGTTTTGATTGGCCTTTTTGCGAACATGCTTTAACTGTAGGTTACAGAGGTTCATTGACCGAAGTAATTCAAATTATTGGTCGTTGCACTCGTGACAGCAACAATAAAACCCATGCACAATTTACCAACTTAATTGCTCAACCTGATGCAGCAGACGATTTGGTAAAACTATCGGTAAACAATATGCTGAAAGCTATTACCGCTTCGCTATTGATGGAACAAGTGCTTGCACCAAATTTTAAATTCAAAACAAAACTTTCGGATGACGACAAAGCAGGTGCAGGAGAAGTTAAAATCAGAGGTTTTAAATTACCAAGTTCAAAACGTGTAAAAGACATTATTGAATCGGACTTGAACGATTTGAAAGCAACCATTTTGCAAGACGACACCGTATTGAAAGCCATTCCGGGAAATCTTGACCCCGAAGTGATAAACAAAGTTTTGATTCCAAAAATCATTCAAATAAAATATCCTGAACTATCTGCCGAAGAAGTGGAAGAAGTTCGTCAGCATGTAGTGGTTGATTCTATTATGAAAAGCGGAGAATTAAAAGAAGTTGGCGACAAACGATTTATCCGAATGGCAGACAAGTTTGTAAACATTGATGATTTGCATATTGATTTGATTGACCGCATCAATCCTTTCCAAAAAGCATTTGAAATAATTTCAAAAGATGTTACAACGAAAGTTTTGAAAGTGATTCAAGACGTAATTGCATCAACAAGAATTCAAATGACTTTAGATGAAGCCTTGCTTTTATATCCTGATAAAGTAAAAGCGTTTATGGACAAAGAAAAAAGAGAACCAAGTGTTACATCATCTGACCCATTGGAAAAAAGAATGGCAGAAGCCATCATTTATTTAAAAGATTTAAAACGTAAAAAGCAAAGTGGACAAGGATAA
- a CDS encoding class I SAM-dependent DNA methyltransferase produces MHIAQIDNNLQQLVKTFKKESFIYYLLLAYGQPKATIKRIKDGGLNLSKVDGEIAWKKKLFFKSVKGVDLHELIADLTADNKAVKHDPRFVVVTDYKNLLAVDTKTQDTLDISITDIAKHFDFFLPWAGMEKAQHQNENPADVRAAEKMAKLYDDIKKDNPIKTQAEVHNLNVFLSRLLFCFFAEDTGILEKGQFTLGVGSHTQQDGSDLNTYLDKLFEVMNTEQSKRKNLPQYLTAFPYVNGGLFRNKHTAPKFTRKSRQSVIDSGELDWSAINPDIFGSMIQAVITPEHRGGLGMHYTSVPNIMKVIEPLFLNELYEEFEAAKGNNKKLNALLHRIWNIKIFDPACGSGNFLIIAYKELRKLEMKIFKAMGSLAFSNISLGNFYGIELDDFAHEVAILSLWLAEHQMNQVFFKEFGRTKPALPLTETGNIVHGNATRLDWETVCPKEKGKEIFILGNPPYLGSKRQSPSQKAEMATVFSGIEGYKNLDYIACWFYIGSDYIRNFNAHMAFVTTNSISQGDQVALLWPNIFTKGVFIYFAHSTFKWGNNAKGNAGVSCVIIGLSSKSNRERLIINDKIKIKVNTISPYLTPNSSIIVSKRTAPLSSIPIMSYGNMPLEGGHLRFGSEEKESLIKSSSSTKKFIKKVIGGDEFLQGLERFCLWIDDSELKEANAIPEIKKRIQLVKEFREDGGDVARTLVHKSHQFRYRNIARETLILIPCTSSERREFLQCGFFDSSYITMNSAQVVYDSEPYIFGILSSKMHMLWSKATAGCLESRLRYSAMLCYNTFPVPELSKSNKDEIYKQSLNVLAEREAHSEKTIAQLYDPDKMPDGLREAHHQLDLAVERCYRTKPFETDEERLEYLFKLYEQMIEEEKSKGTLFETEAKPKKKKK; encoded by the coding sequence ATGCATATCGCCCAGATAGACAACAATTTGCAACAACTCGTAAAGACTTTCAAAAAAGAGAGTTTCATTTATTATTTGTTGTTGGCATACGGACAACCAAAAGCAACTATAAAACGCATCAAAGACGGTGGACTGAACCTTTCTAAAGTGGACGGTGAAATTGCTTGGAAAAAGAAACTATTTTTTAAATCCGTAAAAGGCGTTGACTTGCATGAACTCATTGCCGACCTAACCGCAGACAACAAAGCCGTGAAACACGACCCTCGTTTTGTGGTGGTTACAGATTACAAAAATCTATTGGCGGTTGACACCAAAACGCAAGACACTTTAGACATTTCCATCACTGACATTGCCAAACACTTTGATTTCTTTTTGCCTTGGGCGGGCATGGAGAAAGCGCAACACCAAAACGAAAACCCTGCTGATGTTAGAGCTGCCGAAAAAATGGCGAAACTCTATGACGACATCAAGAAAGATAATCCAATAAAAACACAAGCCGAAGTTCATAACCTGAATGTGTTTCTTTCTCGTTTGTTGTTTTGTTTCTTTGCTGAGGATACAGGCATTTTAGAAAAAGGGCAATTTACATTGGGCGTTGGAAGCCACACTCAACAAGACGGAAGCGACCTGAATACATATCTCGACAAGTTGTTTGAGGTAATGAATACCGAACAAAGCAAACGAAAGAATTTACCTCAATACCTAACCGCTTTTCCGTATGTAAACGGTGGACTTTTTAGAAACAAACACACCGCACCAAAATTTACTCGTAAAAGCAGACAGTCAGTAATTGATAGTGGAGAATTAGATTGGAGTGCCATCAATCCTGATATTTTTGGTTCAATGATTCAGGCGGTAATTACGCCTGAACACCGTGGCGGTTTAGGAATGCACTATACGAGTGTGCCTAACATTATGAAAGTAATTGAGCCGCTTTTTTTAAATGAACTCTACGAAGAATTTGAAGCAGCCAAAGGCAACAACAAAAAACTAAACGCATTACTGCACCGCATTTGGAACATTAAAATATTTGACCCTGCCTGCGGCAGTGGCAATTTTTTAATTATTGCTTACAAAGAATTGCGGAAGTTGGAAATGAAAATTTTCAAAGCAATGGGCAGTTTGGCATTTAGCAATATTAGTTTGGGTAATTTTTACGGAATTGAATTAGACGATTTTGCTCATGAAGTGGCCATTCTTTCTTTGTGGTTGGCAGAACACCAAATGAACCAAGTTTTCTTTAAAGAGTTTGGACGAACCAAACCTGCATTGCCATTGACCGAAACAGGAAATATTGTGCATGGTAACGCCACACGTTTGGATTGGGAAACAGTTTGTCCGAAAGAAAAAGGAAAGGAAATTTTTATTTTAGGTAATCCACCATACTTAGGTTCTAAAAGACAAAGCCCTTCACAAAAAGCGGAAATGGCAACAGTTTTTTCAGGAATTGAAGGATATAAGAATCTTGACTATATCGCTTGTTGGTTTTATATAGGCTCCGACTATATTAGAAATTTTAATGCACACATGGCTTTTGTTACAACAAATTCAATTTCACAAGGAGACCAAGTAGCATTATTATGGCCAAACATTTTTACAAAAGGTGTTTTTATATATTTTGCTCATAGCACATTTAAATGGGGCAATAATGCAAAAGGCAATGCAGGTGTAAGCTGTGTAATAATTGGACTAAGCAGTAAATCCAACAGAGAACGTTTGATTATTAATGATAAAATAAAAATCAAAGTAAATACAATAAGCCCTTATTTAACCCCGAATTCATCAATTATAGTTTCAAAAAGAACTGCTCCACTTTCGAGTATTCCAATAATGAGCTATGGTAATATGCCTTTAGAAGGTGGTCATTTAAGATTCGGAAGTGAAGAAAAGGAATCGCTAATCAAAAGTTCATCTTCAACAAAGAAGTTCATTAAAAAAGTTATTGGTGGTGATGAGTTTCTGCAAGGCCTTGAAAGATTTTGTTTGTGGATTGATGATAGCGAACTTAAAGAAGCTAATGCAATTCCAGAAATTAAAAAACGAATTCAATTAGTCAAAGAATTTAGAGAGGATGGTGGCGATGTTGCAAGGACTTTAGTTCACAAATCGCATCAATTCAGATATAGAAATATAGCAAGGGAAACTTTGATTTTAATACCATGCACATCTTCTGAGAGAAGAGAGTTCCTGCAATGTGGCTTCTTTGATTCAAGTTACATCACAATGAATTCTGCACAAGTAGTGTATGATTCTGAACCTTATATTTTTGGAATCTTATCATCCAAAATGCACATGCTTTGGAGTAAGGCAACAGCAGGTTGCCTTGAATCTCGTCTAAGATATTCTGCAATGCTTTGTTATAATACTTTTCCAGTGCCTGAACTAAGTAAATCAAATAAAGATGAAATTTATAAGCAATCCTTGAATGTCCTTGCAGAAAGAGAAGCACATTCAGAAAAAACAATAGCACAACTTTACGACCCTGATAAAATGCCTGATGGTTTGCGTGAGGCACATCATCAACTTGACTTAGCAGTAGAACGCTGCTACCGAACCAAGCCATTTGAAACAGACGAAGAACGCTTGGAGTATTTATTTAAACTCTACGAGCAAATGATAGAAGAAGAAAAAAGCAAAGGAACTTTGTTTGAAACCGAAGCTAAACCCAAAAAGAAAAAGAAATAA
- a CDS encoding nucleotidyl transferase AbiEii/AbiGii toxin family protein yields the protein MIKPGEIQQKARAVGVRDQQIEKDYILSWILFGIAKHEQLSKAIVFKGGTVLKKVYFEDYRFSEDLDFTLLNSETTNELIFDWFKDVFEFIKEEANIPLEIIDNNEHEDGGINFYISYIGPLGGQGNNKRVKVDISRSEQLVFEPVMKDVFVDYTDLEAYQLLCYPLEEVLVEKMRSVMQRMQARDFYDIWYLLEEHGMDADFYLNEFETKCKSKDLKHTDFPQKLTERLPQYKGRWQSSMSEQIKDLPDFDQVEREVQRHIKNLNS from the coding sequence ATGATTAAACCTGGAGAAATACAGCAAAAAGCAAGAGCTGTTGGGGTTCGTGACCAGCAGATAGAAAAGGACTATATTCTTTCGTGGATTCTCTTTGGTATTGCCAAACATGAGCAACTTTCAAAGGCAATAGTTTTCAAAGGCGGGACTGTTTTAAAGAAAGTATATTTTGAAGATTATCGTTTTTCGGAAGACCTTGATTTCACCTTGCTGAATAGCGAAACAACCAACGAGTTGATTTTTGATTGGTTCAAGGATGTATTTGAATTCATAAAAGAGGAAGCCAATATTCCGCTTGAAATTATAGACAATAACGAGCATGAAGATGGCGGCATCAATTTTTACATCAGTTACATTGGTCCGCTTGGCGGACAAGGCAATAACAAACGTGTAAAAGTGGACATTTCTCGCAGTGAACAATTGGTGTTTGAACCTGTGATGAAAGATGTGTTTGTTGACTACACCGATTTGGAAGCATACCAATTGCTTTGCTATCCATTGGAAGAAGTATTGGTAGAAAAAATGCGGTCGGTAATGCAGCGTATGCAAGCCCGTGATTTTTACGACATCTGGTATTTGCTGGAAGAACACGGAATGGATGCCGATTTTTACCTGAACGAATTTGAAACCAAATGCAAAAGCAAAGATTTAAAGCACACCGATTTTCCGCAAAAATTAACGGAACGTTTGCCTCAATACAAAGGCAGGTGGCAAAGCTCTATGAGTGAACAAATAAAAGACCTGCCCGACTTTGACCAAGTGGAAAGAGAAGTGCAACGACATATTAAAAACTTGAATTCCTAA
- a CDS encoding transcriptional regulator codes for MKNKYISTQSNELLSYFNGQDRNCFDNSLAYKALPDSKASAVRELLSDMTKRGLLMRLKEGVYYIIPYEQNAETFMPDWHLIAEHLVNDAKHYIGYYSALQIHNLITQPSLKEQIVVSKQIRPSEIKIKEVSFQFIYHNEKHFFGSKKIWIDSFNKVLCSDLEKTFIDCLFKPDYAGGIVEVARAIYTSKDKIKYDILLEYAKKFDSQAVIKRLGFLLEMLDINSKIIADLKKLKTASYVLLDTELPKTGKRNSRWSIQQNLETETIKSAIYT; via the coding sequence ATGAAAAATAAATATATTTCAACGCAATCAAACGAGCTTCTATCCTATTTCAACGGACAGGACAGGAATTGCTTTGACAATTCTTTGGCTTACAAAGCCCTGCCCGACTCTAAAGCAAGTGCAGTCAGAGAACTACTAAGCGACATGACAAAGAGAGGTTTGTTGATGCGTTTGAAAGAAGGTGTTTATTACATCATACCCTACGAACAAAATGCGGAAACCTTTATGCCCGACTGGCATTTGATTGCAGAACATTTAGTGAATGATGCCAAACACTACATTGGTTATTACTCGGCTTTACAGATTCACAACCTGATTACACAGCCATCGTTGAAAGAACAAATCGTTGTATCAAAACAAATACGACCATCAGAAATAAAAATAAAAGAAGTTTCTTTTCAATTTATCTATCACAACGAGAAACACTTTTTCGGTTCAAAGAAAATTTGGATTGATAGTTTTAATAAAGTGCTTTGTTCTGATTTAGAAAAAACATTTATAGACTGCTTATTCAAACCCGATTATGCAGGTGGCATTGTGGAAGTAGCAAGAGCAATCTATACCTCAAAAGACAAAATCAAATACGACATACTACTTGAATATGCAAAGAAATTTGATTCGCAAGCTGTAATAAAACGATTGGGGTTTCTTTTAGAAATGCTTGACATCAACTCAAAAATTATTGCCGACTTGAAAAAACTGAAAACAGCTTCGTATGTGTTGCTCGATACTGAATTACCCAAAACAGGCAAGCGAAACAGCCGTTGGAGCATTCAACAAAATTTGGAAACCGAAACCATTAAATCTGCTATTTACACATGA